The following nucleotide sequence is from Bactrocera oleae isolate idBacOlea1 chromosome 2, idBacOlea1, whole genome shotgun sequence.
ATATTTCTACATACACGTATATGTAAATGTAGCAATTCTTTACAATTAATTATCTTTCATCATTATTAGTATTTGAGTATTTGTAGTACCCGTTATAAAATGATCATgtcacttaaaaataaattaaaaagcatTAACTGGCATTGGTGTGATATATTTGACAATCATAAGGGAAGCGCCCGGCTAGCTCAGTCGGTAGAGCATGAGACTCTTAATCTCAGGGTCGTGGGTTCGAGCCCCACGTTGggcgaatataattttttttatttattttattttcctaaattttaacttaatttatctTTTTAGTTTACTCACTTGCAAGTACatctataatttaatatataaaacttatataaaGGAATTATTGATTTCATCATATTAATCAAATACAGATTGCCGAGCATGAGCTATCCAAATTGCAAAGGGAAATCGATACACACCTCGAAAAGGATCTTAAGCGTATACAAAAGAACACAATCAAGCGTTTGACTGGTGGACTTGGTGATGTAGGAACCGACACCAATTTCGAAGATGTCGAATCGGCGAATTTCATCGAAGAATCCAATCTCGAGGCCATTAAAGAATGCCTCGCTGACGCACCCGATGTTATGGGACCACAAAAAGCAGAGAAAATCGTACTAAGCGGCCTTAAACCGGACATAGAGTCTATGTGCCGGCCAGCACCGAGTGAACTGCTGGAAGTGGAAAAGGCCAAAGATAATGATGTCATGGAAGATTTAGACCTGGAAGGACTTGACGATGAGGAAATCAACAATTACATACTCACGCACGAAGAAGCggagtacaaaaacaacatgtGGAATGCATTAAATGCCGAGTATTTAAAAGAAATGCGCGAAAAGGAGGAGCGTCTGGCCAAAGAGCGCGAAGAGGGTAAGCCTGAGAAGAAAAAGAGACGGCCACGTCGTAAACCGATCGGTCCCTCAACCAGCGCAGGGGAGGCTATCGAGAAAATGCTGCAGGAGAAGAAAATCTCAAGCAAAATCAATTACGATATTTTGCGAACGCTGACGGAAGGTAGCGTAGTTGGTGCCAACAGCACAACAGCCACGGACGCTGCAGCAAGCGAAACTTTGGATGTGAAAAATGTGCCAATCATTGAAACGGGGCCCATTAAGCAGAAAAATAGGTGAGTGCTGCACTCATAatgtaattttgaaattgatttaATGAAATTGTGAATTCTTATTTTACAGTCGCGCCAAACCAGCTTACACAATTGGTGGACCACCAGCCAAAGTGCCTAAATTGGAGATGGGTTTACCCGTGGCAGAGGAAGCTGCGACACCAACGAAGCAGGAGCCGGTGGTTGTCGAGAATGGTAAGTAATTGTCATTATGTTACTTGAACTTTCACATAGTATTAACAACGGTTATTTTTTACACAGATGACTTGGATGAATTTGTCGATGATGCAGATGCGGAAGGCGATGCCGAGGTGGAGCCTGAACCGGAACGTGAATATTCCTCGCTGAAGGATATGCTGAATGATGGTGTAGAAGACGATTACTATGGCTATGATGACTATTGACTGAAgttcggaaatatttttttacaaatagaaGGCTACGCGAGAGAATCATACTTTATTGTAGTGAAAGTATGCTAGTTAACTTTCGTATATACTAGAAACATATAGCTGATACTGCTAAGAAATGTTTCTTAATATGATCAcgtgacaaaaaaaattatagaaatctAGAGATCTCTCATATAATCTGCATTTGACTCACTTTAAAGCACAgcgaaattcaatttaaaataagcattaaatagaaattaattagaCGCCACAAAATAgtgcattttcaaataaatatcccaacatttaattacaaatataaaatttttattatatataacataaacaTCATAAAATATTCACTTGTTGCActctatatgtatattgtatgcgcctaaaagtatgcagctTTTAACAACACTCTGACATTACAGCTCACAAAAATGCATTGCAAGTGTCACTGTGAAATACCCAGGAGCAcatgaaccagagaacttaaaaaacttgtttttttgtgGTGGGGTGTTTGTCACTTGTTGTGCATTTCTGCGCGCCTGGTATCGCAATACGGGATTTTAGTCGAATTACCGTTCCCACtacagtcgggtctaagtaaccggaatggactcggatttttatccgcacaaggactgtcaactcggcaccattcctcgaaattactaCAGGAATttttctacaacaacaaaaaatattatacattttcttttaaataatttttccttttaatattttttttttaatattttctgttttaataatattttatttttaataatattttatttttaatagtattttatttttaataatatttttttaatgatattttttttaataataggttttttttataatttttcttttaaatttttaaatattttttcacaatattctttttttaattttattataatttttgttataatttttttaaatatttattttcaaatttaatgtcTATTGCAAGTAATTAATTTGACATGCAGTTCGTTAGATTTGCTTAATATTTGATTAGAAATtatagttgtttttatttttagaagttCAGTTCcgcactttttttatttatttttaattaagaagtTAATAACTTTTTATCATGGCAGTCAGTTCATCTAGTGTTATTAACTTTTTAAACAGCATAGCATTCTGActatatataaacaattatactttaatttataatattaatatattgcttaatttttcGCCATTTTATTGGCAAGCAGCAACAATGCATTTTTCCATGTCGCAAAAAACACAAGAAACTTCTGAGCAAAAGAAATTACACTAAGTTCATTATTGCGCaacattttctatttaaataaatCCTTAAATTCATTCACAGCTGCATTCGCAGCTTTCACTTCACTATCTGGATCTCCGAGTAGCTTACAGTCTTCAAGGTTTACACCATTTTCCAACAACAATGCAATTAGTCGCGTTACGTGCAGCACATTTCCGCTCACTAAATGTGGAAAAGCATAGCCTTTCTGTTCACGAATACAAAACATTATACGTTTCGACACAAAATCACCATAGTTGCTAACATTTCCCACGCATATATAGCGTTGTTCTGCCGGTGAGTACATTTGTATGCTTGCACGTAGGCATTCGGCATTAGTTAGCACACTCGCGTCCTCATAGATTATCTGAAAATGCACACCTAATTCTTTGTAGAAGTCTACCGCTAAATTTAAGATCTTATGCATTTGCTCCTCTGCCTCGCCTGCAGTTTTGGTGGCGACAAATGTTTGTACAGCATTTGTTTGTGTGGCAGTAAAAAGGTTATCAATTTGTCCTTCTTTATTTGCTACTTTAACATAACTTCTACCAGGAGCCACCATAGGAATTGGCAATGCTTTGGGCAAAACAAGAAGACGCGCAAAAGCTGCTAGGAATCCTTCAAATGTTGCACCACCTGTCAAGTATGCTCGGTTGACCTCACTGAGTAGGTCCTCCTCTTTCACCAAGTGATATTTTTCCAACGGTGTTGCACTCGCCTCTAAAAGCACCAGACGCGCAAAGTCCGGGTTAGCCATTTGTAGGAAGCCACCTTTTTTCACATAATAATTTGTCAACGCTTGCATGCTGTATACATCGAATTCTGCTGGTGTGCCGAACAGATAGTACCGATTATTATTGTAAAAACGTATGAGCTCCTTATTGGCCAAATGCGTGGGCCGCTGCTCTTCACATCGTGGCGTTGAACTGCGGTAAAGCAACTTTTCAACATTGCCTTGTGGACATTGCGGATGCAATTGATTCGGCAAATTTAGAAATGAGTGCACAAAGTCTTCTTCAATTGGATAGTTCTCcgttttaagtgattttaagACATTACGCAAACTCACCCCTTTTTCCTTCAATTTTTCGATTTCTTCTTTTGTGGCAGTATCTACCTGaaataatttgcaaatatataaatataaatctatatgAAATTGAGCTCATTTTCATACCGCTctccacatactttatttagCTCCTTTAGCGTCTTCGACACTGACTCACGTTCAGCCTCAGTTtgctttatttgatttttcataCTTTGAAATTTCACATACTTTGCTTTTAATTCATCAAGATTTATCTGCAATTTACGCGCTTTTATACTTTTTTCCAAAGTCCCCAGATTGTTAAGTGTACCCTCAAAATCCATATACGGCTGAAGTGGTGCATAATTCTTTTGCGCCTTATCACCGGTTATGTACAGCGCGGAAATGCTTCGCCTAACTGGCAGTTGTGGtgcattttttaacaaatacttTGCAGTAGATTTAAACAAATGCACCATTTTCGTGTTACAAAAAATCCgtagttatatttataaagcaaataatatgaaaatatttgtttttcgtttaTACCGGTGAATTCAAGTGCTCGTGTTTGATGGAAACGAAATAGGCACAGCTGATTATTGTTTACGCAATTCAGAAATGTTGTGCTGCCAGATGATGTTTAtggtaaagaaaaaaaaaatatttttattagtgttgtattatatattattatgtgaatatctaaataatattaaattattaataaaaattaattaaataatagttttttatttaacatttcatGAAGTGTGGAACTTAAAGAATGTCGTATCTTtaaattaaacacaaattaCAATTACTAACTGttatgataaaatttttataaacttcagtttattatacttaaaaaaaatatatactattatacatatacttgcagGAGGAGtcaaaaattcaaagaaatttcAGCATTGTAAAAGCtgtctaaatatttttacactaaaagctaacacattaatttttgcaatattatattaactctAATCAGGAATGACAGAGGAAGAGAATATGTCTGTGATAGATGTGACCAAGAACGGAGCAACAAAATATAAACAGTGACGtaattaattaaagaattaGAGAACGCAATCTCTATGTTGCTATTACAGCTTATTTTACAAATCTACAGCCCATTTGCAAGTTTTATATGTtgactattttcataattaaattcaTTACGTCACGATGGCGGTATCTTGTGAATATCATTTTTGATATGAATCGAGCAAAGATCTATCCTGAATGTACACTAGCCATAGAACGatcttttattaataaatgcgtggttattgtattttataagttgatttaataatttacatcTTGTATGGATATAAACAACTgcgtttttatacttttaatttttaatgacgGGGTATTAAAAGTCCTATTAAATAAAAGCACTGACAGACAGGCGTCTTTTTCTTCACGGTTTTCAACTTTGTCaagttaattgaaataaaagtacTAGTAACGTAGTCAagggtaatattaaaaaataagtatttatatttggCAAGTAAATTAGTAATTGCTCAAATTTCGTAATGcccttgtttttattatatataatattttaaagtgaaGTTTTTAGTTGATATGGCAGCACGCTGCGATCTATAAATAGTAGTGatcacaacaaaaataaataatctgtTCCTCGCTCAGTGGTTTTTAAAGTACTCGATTtgacaattaataaataatagccCGGCTAGCTCAGTCGGTAGAGCATGAGACTCTTAATCTCAGGGTCGTGGGTTCgagccccacgttgggcgcaaattttttttttttttaaattttttttatgttgaatATTAAGTGTATTTATTCTATAATATCTATTTATGTGCATTGTTTAGTACACTGTGCTGATCTTTTTGGTAGttctaaaaatatacaaatcttgtttttatttttttacggaAGTaaccatatataaattataagcaTGATTAAGGGACTATGGAAATTTTAAGATTTCGTTTACATGGCAACAGATCAATGTGCGTTAGCTTCTTATGTAATTAACCCGAGACGATGACTGTCGGGCATTGACAACTGGGGAGACCTACAGATACTCCAGATAGTTGACGAACTTTTTGAGCCAATTTTTTATGATGGCAATTCTAAATTTGTCATTGTGTGTTAAGTGGCGACCGCTCttagaacaaaaaaatttaatgttcaaTATTGTAAGGTTGCTTCGAACCGATTCTGCTCTGTGGTAGTTCATAACCCTTAGCggtcattttattttaattattacttgaaataaaaaaaacatttatcagATGTTAAGCTCTCTCATACCAGGTCATTTGAGTGTGCGTAATCGGAAATTATTCGAATTAACTTAcggtaaagaaaatttttaatcgcCAGCATATcccataataacaacaacatcaatgCTCAGCACTTTCTTACTTTAGCTTACAATGGCgctattcaatttaattttattcaattaaaattcaaGTAATGtcattttctgtatttttcgATTTATGTAACTGTATATTATTTACCTCcacgttttgtttttgttctcagTTGACcatttatgtatgcatttggATTTATATGGTTGTTGTATTTATGTAAAGGCATTACATTTGTATCCACATATAGTACGTGTATGAATAAGTTATGTTCGGtagaattatttttgaatttttacacccatatttatatattatatatacttatatatatgaacGCTGTATAGGTGTAATATTTGCGTTTGTAGCAACTTAAAAAATCGAGTGATGacaggaatatataatatttccgcCTATATATGGTCCGTCAGTGCAAGAAATAACTTGAgatattttgacaaaattaGTTTACGTGTTCCTTGGTTTTGAATACTCAAAAGGTTTGAATTGCAAATGGATGGACATGGACATCTGCCTCGCCCAAAAAATGGTGTTATCAAGAAATACCTTAAGTGATATAAATGAATAACAAAAGTGAAAAGCAAAAGTTATACTTAGAGAGTTTGAAAAAATTGAACCGAACCtggcttttttatatttattttcataattaactTGAAACTCCAActtaaacaattatataataaaacactGTTTAAAAATGACACTCAAGTGGCAATTTAGTATCAACGATTTTTGGTGatgatttgaaaataaattcacgtcgtattttgaaatgttttaccataaaacttttaaaattttcgaaaatatttatatgaaaaaaatactatatCTAATTTAGGTTATTAATTTTGTGATTTatgatttagttttaattacgTTTATTTATTTGCTCGCCTTTGTAATTCATTATTTTCTAACGGTGCAACTTTACCGATAACCGCAGCAACGGTGCCGTAAATATATATCAGAATTAAATAGCTGAAAACCATTTAATATGGAAACTGGCATTGTAATGCAATAAAAGCTAACCGGTAGGAAAATTTGTGGCTTTTGAAAATAACAAAGATTGTTTTGTTACATGaagattttaattatttgccttgtaggtatgtgtgtgatgttagaaaaataataaaaacacaacatcGTGAAAACTTGATCCCAAgctgcattatataatattaaataatcaaAGAGGAAGCTGAAactttttaaatgcattttcaGGACCACACAGTTCatttcttatattataataatttatcaatattcCCATTAAAATGAAACAcaacaaaacttatttttttcaaaataatctaACGTTTACACTTTGAATTAAAGATTTATAGAGATCTGCGTCTTATTTCGCAATGAGTTTGTATATATTCGAAAAATTGGATtccataaatttaaacaaatatacaatagAAACGACGCTTcactttatgaaaatatttcaaatgacaAAAAAAGATCGAATTGATATTGCGATATTACTATAAACTTTGATTTAAAAGCATTCAATAGAaagctaaataataaatatgttgcctacaattaggagCTTCAATAtgcaaaattcaaaaacctcttccgtttagCCAATTGACGCAGTCACCAAAATCACAACTCTTTTTctcattatttacatattttcgtgGATTAATTTTCTACTGGACAATACTTAATacatagtataaatatatatgtatacttcatattatatatagagcAATAAGCACATAATTTCTCTGTTTTTTTGCAGGACCTCGAAAAAACGCGCTGCAAAattggtataaaaattaagcgAATTAAATGCGAAGGCATGACCAAAGCCTTGTCAAATAGGATTACTCAACAActtgcattttgttttttgtatgccTCCGCGCCTGTGTGTATGCTTAATGCAAGTGGCGCCACTACTGACCGAATAGTGATAGTCgccataaattttttaattaaaaattgttaaaaaaaatgtctgcGCTGCGCCATAACTTTCgcctttttcatttaaatttataactgtAAAGTAGTTTTAcggttgaaaaatatttgctttgctgCTTTTTAAATGCACACTAGCACACTAACtattatataacataacttgcatatattatatatacatatcaacTATTTATATAAGCgcataaattcaatatatttaattaattacgcTACTTaagcacacacataaatataaatatgttttttatcgGAACATTTATTGACATATTAACTGCAAAAAGTGCCTCGGAAAAAAGTTCGAGTAAAATTGATAGGTGGAAAGTTATTTAAAAGTGAAaccatttgaaaaaaataaacatttttaaaaagcgcACAAATTAATAGTTATGTAatggcacatatacatacaataacgTAAATGTAATGAGAGTTTAGTTGCGAAAAGTGATTAATTGGCGTTGCTAAGAGCTTGTTGAGCGACACATCACTGCACTTGTTTGGTTAATGAGCGGTTACGTCCGCAAGGAAttcgtaaaataaaattcattaaaaaaagatgaaaaattaaaacaaaaaaaaaatgttattaatacAAATCATTACAATTAAGTCAGTGAAGctgataatatttattaaatgtttttgctGTACGTACTGTAGTACTGTACGGTTTTTTCGTAGAATTATATGCgctaatatgataaaagatttTGTGgcgtacaaaatatttaattagcaatcaattttttattacttttttatgtacatatgtat
It contains:
- the Brf gene encoding transcription factor IIIB 90 kDa subunit → MSSGLKCRNCGSTDIEEDNARGDAVCTNCGSVLEDSLIVSEIQFEEIGHGAAAIGQFVSAESNGGATNYGYGKFQVGSGTESREVTIKKAKKEITHLCQQLQLTQHYIDTALNFFKMALARHLTRGRKSTHIYAACVYITCRTEGTSHLLIDISDVQQICSYELGRTYLKLSNALCINIPSVDPCLYIMRFANKLQFGAKTHEVSMTALRIVQRMKKDSLHSGRRPTGLCGAALLIAARMHEFSRTILDIVGIVKIHESTVRKRLIEFADTPSSALTLDEFMSVDLEAEQDPPAFKAARKKDRDRIKDIAEHELSKLQREIDTHLEKDLKRIQKNTIKRLTGGLGDVGTDTNFEDVESANFIEESNLEAIKECLADAPDVMGPQKAEKIVLSGLKPDIESMCRPAPSELLEVEKAKDNDVMEDLDLEGLDDEEINNYILTHEEAEYKNNMWNALNAEYLKEMREKEERLAKEREEGKPEKKKRRPRRKPIGPSTSAGEAIEKMLQEKKISSKINYDILRTLTEGSVVGANSTTATDAAASETLDVKNVPIIETGPIKQKNSRAKPAYTIGGPPAKVPKLEMGLPVAEEAATPTKQEPVVVENDDLDEFVDDADAEGDAEVEPEPEREYSSLKDMLNDGVEDDYYGYDDY
- the Slimp gene encoding serine--tRNA synthetase-like protein Slimp encodes the protein MVHLFKSTAKYLLKNAPQLPVRRSISALYITGDKAQKNYAPLQPYMDFEGTLNNLGTLEKSIKARKLQINLDELKAKYVKFQSMKNQIKQTEAERESVSKTLKELNKVDTATKEEIEKLKEKGVSLRNVLKSLKTENYPIEEDFVHSFLNLPNQLHPQCPQGNVEKLLYRSSTPRCEEQRPTHLANKELIRFYNNNRYYLFGTPAEFDVYSMQALTNYYVKKGGFLQMANPDFARLVLLEASATPLEKYHLVKEEDLLSEVNRAYLTGGATFEGFLAAFARLLVLPKALPIPMVAPGRSYVKVANKEGQIDNLFTATQTNAVQTFVATKTAGEAEEQMHKILNLAVDFYKELGVHFQIIYEDASVLTNAECLRASIQMYSPAEQRYICVGNVSNYGDFVSKRIMFCIREQKGYAFPHLVSGNVLHVTRLIALLLENGVNLEDCKLLGDPDSEVKAANAAVNEFKDLFK